The Eriocheir sinensis breed Jianghai 21 chromosome 21, ASM2467909v1, whole genome shotgun sequence genome includes the window TGGCCCCGTCAGTGTACAAAGCAGCTGACCCGGCCCCTCTGCCTGCTGCTGACCCGGTCCCAGCTTTCGAAGATGTGATTGCGTTGAGAAGCGGCACTGGTGCGCCTGCTGCCCCGTCCACTTATGAAGTGGCTGACGTAATAAGCAGTTTTGGAGATGATGGGAGCTACAGCTTTTCGTACGGCACTTCCGGCAGTTCAAGGAGTGAGTCTGGGGACTCTGACAACGCAGTAAGCGGAAAATATTCCTACGTGACGGATGATGGAGTCGACCACAAGATCGAGTACGTGGCAGGGGCAGCCACAGGCTATATTGCCAGAGGAGATTCCCTACCCGTGGGTCCACCTGTTCCCGGAGCAGAATCAGGTATTCCCACAGGACACATTGTGCCCGTCCTTAGCGAGGAAGAAGCAAACGCCCTCGCTGGAGCCAGGTACACAGCAGCAGACCCCGACACTCCTGCCCTAACTTACAGCGCAGCTTCCTCTCCCAGGGACGCCTCCTACTCGTTCAGTTACGCCGCCGATGATAGCTCTCGCTCCGAAAGCGCCGATGCCAACCTCAACATCAAGGGAAGCTACAGCTTCCTGCCGCCTGGCGAGGGTCAGAGACTTATTGTTAACTACATTGCAGGATCTGAGACTGGATTTGTGGCAGAAGGTGACCACCTTCCTAAAGTTTCAGATGATTTTGGCTCGAAACTAACTGGTGTTGCTGAACCTGTCTACCCCGTTCTGACTAAGGCAGCTCCTCCATCTCATTCGGCCTCCGCAGCCCTTGCAGCCCCTGTAGCTTCCTCTGAGCCAGCAGGATCACCTGTCATCTCGTACAGTGCTCCCTCTGACGCCGCATACTCCTTCAGCTACGATGCGGGCGACAGTTCTCGATCCGAAAGTGCAGACTCAAACCTTAACATCAAGGGAACCTATAGCTTTGTGCCTCCAGGTGAAAGTCATCGGTACAGCGTGAACTACGTGGCAGGATCTGGCACAGGCTTTGTAGCCGAGGGAGACCATCTCCCAGTGGCACCAGAGGCCACGTTTGATTCAAAACTTTCTGGGGCTTATGAAACTGCTGCACCCGTGCATGATACACCGTCAGTGTACAAAGCAGCTGACCCGGCCCCTCTCCCTGCTGCTGACCCGGTCCCAGCTTTCGAAGATGTGATTGCGTTGAGAAGCGGCACTGGTGCGCCTGCTGCCCCGTCCACTTATGAAGTGGCTGACGTAATAAGCAGTTTTGGAGATGATGGGAGCTACAGCTTTTCGTACGGCACTTCCGGCAGTTCAAGGAGTGAGTCTGGGGACTCTGACAACGCAGTAAGCGGAAAATATTCCTACGTGACGGATGATGGAGTCGACCACAAGATCGAGTACGTGGCAGGGGCAGCCACAGGCTATATTGCCAGAGGAGATTCCCTACCCGTGGGTCCACCTGTTCCCGGAGCAGAATCAGGTATTCCCACAGGACACATTGTGCCCGTCCTTAGCGAGGAAGAAGCAAACGCCCTCGCTGGAGCCAGGTACACAGCAGCAGACCCCGACACTCCTGCCCTAACTTACAGCGCAGCTTCCTCTCCCAGGGACGCCTCCTACTCGTTCAGTTACGCCGCCGATGATAGCTCTCGCTCCGAAAGCGCCGATGCCAACCTCAACATCAAGGGAAGCTACAGCTTCCTGCCGCCTGGCGAGGGTCAGAGACTTATTGTTAACTACATTGCAGGATCTGAGACTGGATTTGTGGCAGAAGGTGACCACCTTCCTAAAGTTTCAGACGATTTTGGCTCGAAACTTGATGTGGTTCCTGCCCCTGTCTCTCCTGTCCTGACCAAGGCAGCTCCTGTTGCTGCTCCGGTCCCCACTCTCCTGGATGAAACTCAGTTGAGGAGTGGCACTGGTGCCTCTGAAGCAGCTGTCGTTCCCGCTATCATTGAAGCCGTCGAAGTCAGAGACAGCTATCAGCCTATTGGTCACTCGACCCACGTGGTTGGTGATGTCTTGCTTCATCAGTACGGCTCGGCGAGTGCCGGCAAGTATGGTTACGTCTTCACTGCTCTTGACCACTGAAGTGAATTTAGCCGTACAAAGAGCAGAGAAAAGACAGGACGGACATTCTTCAAGCTGAATTTCTGACTACGACCTGATACGTTTACTATACAAGGGTAACCGGTGCTGATTTTTTTGTACTAACAGTTGGGAAAATGTAATGTGAAAAAAGCATTttgacgaaaataaaaaaaatacattctttattggaatttatttcattatgtgtgtgtgtgtgtgtgtgtgtgtgtgtgtgtgtgtgtgtgtgtgtgtgtgtgtgttgagagagagagagagagagagagagagagagagagagagagagagagagagagagagagagagagagaggggagatgaacGCTCTCTGATGAGCTGTAGTCCATCCAAAATATCAGTAGTTGCAATTAATATAGTAAATCATTGTTATCAGAAAAAAATCTCAGGAGACgtttaataacaaaaaaaaacaagtattATATTCTTTGAGTTCGTTCAAGAACATTCTAATTGTTTTACTTTGAATGACACTTGCTTATGAAGATTAATATGCATGGGTAACCTCAgtgtaaaggaaaaaaggataaaacacGAACATAATGTACTTAATGTTGaccagaaatgaaaaagaaaacacttGTCCGGTGCCTGAAGGTGCTGAAGGAGGCAATCCAGACACACTTGTtcagaccaccgttgccagatcatcgtactcagagccatggtatttaccggcttctgacgcACAGCTATTGCCAAGtagcatcaggaattaactattttaacgataattataagtgaatttcGTTATTGtggtccaggagacagttttggggtcggaagtcggtaattataggaggctgagtacgacaatctggcaccgttggaaCTTCAGACTCTTGGGTGTCGGCTGTTTAAGTTGCCATGATCGTGTGAAGCTGCGTGCCGGCGTTCATGTTTCGCCGGCAACACTTCTCTTCATACACGTCAGCAGTTCCAGGTGGAGTCAGCGAGAAGAAAAGTAGGTCAGGATTATAAGGAGTCAGTACAGTAGGTCAGGATTCTTAGGAGTCAGTACAGTAGGTCAGGATTATAAGGAGTCAGTACTAATTCTAAGGAGTCAGTACTAATTCTCAGGAGTCAGTACTAATTCTCAGGAGTCAGTACTAATTCTCAGGAGTCAGTACTAATTCTCAGGAGTCAGTACTAATTCTCAGGAGTCAGTACTAATTCTCAGGAGTCAGTACTAATTCTCAGGAGTCAGTACTAATTCTAAGGAGTCAGTACCAATTCTCAGGAGTCAGTACTAATTCTCAGGAGTCAGTACTAATTCTCAGGAGTCAGTACTAATTCTAAGGAGTCAGTACCAATTCTCAGGAGTCAGTACTAATTCTCAGGAGTCAGTACTAATTCTAAGGAGTCAGTACTAATTCTCAGGAGTCAGTAGTAATTCTCAGGAGTCAGTACCAATTCTAAGGAGTCAGTACTAATTCTCAGGAGTCAGTAGTAATTCTCAGGAGTCAGTACTAATTCTCAGGAGTCAGTACTAATTCTCAGGAGTCAGTACTAATTCTAAGGAGTCAGTACTAATTCTCAGGAGTCAGTACTAATTCTCAGGAGTCAGTACTAATTCTCAGGAGTCAGTACTAATTCTCAGGAGTCAGTACTAATTCTCAGGAGTCAGTACTAATTCTAAGGAGTCAGTACTAATTCTAAGGAGTCAGTACTAATTCTAAGGAGTCAGTACTAATTCTCAGGAGTCAGTACTAATTCTCAGGAGTCAGTACTAATTCTCAGGAGTCAGTACTAATTCTCAGGAGTCAGTACTAATTCTCAGGAGTCAGTACTAATTCTCAGGAGTCAGTACTAATTCTCAGGAGTCAGTACTAATTCTAAGGAGTCGGTACTAATTCTAAGGAGTCCGTAATTCCCCTGTCTTAGGTCCTCGTGACGCTCCTCCATATCCAGGCCGTCACTAGCCCAGTATGTAGCCCCAGTAGATGATATTAAAGAGGAAGAACACAGCAGGCACCAGTACCTTTGTGGCCCACACCACCCGCTGGCTCAGTAGCTCCCTTCCCCCCTGACCGTGCATGCCTCCCTTAGACTTCCAGCTCCCAGAGTCAAATTTTCCGTTGCCCTTGGAGCTCACCCACACCTTGACTCCTCCTGGGTGTTCGTTACCGTAGAGAATGTTGTCCACCACCACGTGAAAGATGATGACGAGGAAAGTGATGCCAATACAGAATATCAGCCACACGTCCACCATCTTAAAGTAGGAAGTCTTGGGCAGGGAGGCCGACACCTGAAGGAGAGCAAAAGGTCAGTCTTCAGGACCAGGCTGTAGGGCGCCAGGGAATGTAGGTGCACGCTTTACATCTCTTCCATACTTATTTCTTTAACTAAGTGGAGGATTTATAGAACATTTTACGATTTAGGTTTGGGGTTAATATGATGATTACGGTAGAAGTCGAAATGTACATGGTATAGATACTTATCTGTAGTTTCAGATTTACAGTAGAAGTGTGCAGCAACTGTGCATTTTGTTCATCAGAAAATTACTCTCAGCATAAGATTATCGGGAGTTGTGTCTTTCATCACAGAATtgctcatttttattcatttagaACCTTACATCCGCAAACAATGGGTGACAGTTTTGAGCTCGTCACACACTACTGATTCATGCTCACGTAGCAAAGATGGACCAGTATCACACTACTGAGACTCGTGGACtcactaaagccccgttcacactgcgcCGACTCCGGGCCACGACAACCCTGCGACTCGGAGTATGCAAGGTCTTGGGTGTgagatgttgatgtgaaagggtcgcacaagGTCGGAAAGTGGTCTATAagcgatcgccggatgctgattcgGCTCAGTGtaaagggggcctaaaagtcgctgtgTGTGTTGTGGCCCAGAGCCCGCACAGCAAAGATGGATCGTTATCGTGACTACAAATAAAGATAAACACCTTAACATGgtacctgcggggatcatgtttcttaaaggtccctctaagcgagaaaaatgagaaaaaaaatcatcactcacgcaaactggttcataatatatatcaacgcttttgtgatcagtttatgcatcatctattttggggggtttatatcatggcgaaaatttggcccgtcgctgctacacgtaaagccacaaatttggcccgtcgctgctacacggtaaagccacaaatttgacccgtcgctgctacacggtaaagccacaaatttggcccgtcgctgctacacggtaaagccacaaatttggcccgtcgctgctacacggtaaagccacaaatttggcccgtcactgctatacggtaaagccacaaatttggcccgtcgctgctacacggtaaagccacaaatttggcccgtcgctgctacacggtaaagccacaaatttggcccgtcgctgctacacggtaaagccacaaatttggcccgtcgctgctacacggtaaagccacaaatttggcccgtcgctgctacacggtaagccacaaatttggcccgtcgctgctacggtaaagccacaaatttggtccgtcgctgctacacggtaaagccacaaatttggcccgtcgctgctacacggtaaagccacaaatttggtccgtcgctgctacacggtaaagccacaaatttggcccgtcgctgctacacggtaaagccacaaatttggcccgtcgctgctacacggtaaagccacaaatttggcccgtcactgctacacggtaaagccacaaatttggcccgtcgcagctaccgggttaaggaggcacaccaccgccacacacctgcGAGAAGAGTGTCGCGATGACGAGCTGCACCGTGAGGGCTGACATCATCCTCACGTCGAAGATGGAGGGCCTGAAGAAGAGCGTCACGTAGCTCACGACGAGAAGCACCAATGTGGGCAGGTAGATGTTGAGAATCGCGTAGCCGTAGCGCCGAGTGAGCGGGACTCTCACCTTGACTCCGCTGAACAGACCCTCGTCCCCGTGCACCAGATCCAGAGTCTCCACCTGCCACGAAGAGACGCCTGATGCACCACCAATAGTTACATCAGATTAAATGTAtacttattattttgttgttgttgttgtttacgttcGGTCCATAGCGCCGGTACCTAAAAGTTAttctttacatgttttttttttataatttcttgtGAGTATAAATTATGCAGCAAGATGTAAAGATATGGTTCCAGGCCTGGGGTGGTGTGGCTTTCAATcggatgttttttttgtttttttaatctttactAACCCGGGTTCCGAAGTATCTTTGTTTCTCACTTTGGTCGTGTTTAGGTGGCAAGTTGTCTTAAAACAATTTGATTTTTCGTCGCCTCTTTACTGTTTCGATCAGACTTTCGAATCGTTCCTGAATCCTCCCGCAGTTTGCTGGCCCTCTCGCTCTGCACACAAGGTGACCACAACTTCATCTCATCaaactaccttcaccaccacacggAGCAATTGTAACACACCTCATACTCCACCAAAAGGCGGTTTGCAGAGTTGTTGACGACGGACTTGTCGGTATCGAACAGCAGAAAGAACTTGGTGGCTGACGAGATCCTGAGGTGCATGAAGCACTCCTGCACGTCGAAGGGGTAGAGCGAGAGGTCCAGGTCACACATGTAGACGGTGCCGTACTTCCTCCTCACCGTCAGTGTGTTGTTGTCGCCGGAGAAAAGCTCCACTGTGGGCAAAGGAAGTTCATCATGTAATTAATCATATATAATTAATCATGAAACTAAAGCTTCTATAATAAAAGTTTGTTAATAAGATGATTATGTGGTTTAGCGAATTATAACACTGGTGGTGTAGATGAATGTGTCCAAGGCTGCTGCATGGACTATTTGACAAACCTTCATTCCCATCGTACCATGCACGCGACGGGGCCCAGAACTCACCTTCTGCGGGCGTGGCGGGCTTCATGCCGATGGAGTCGGCGAGGCGGTCCACCTGCATGATGGTGTCGCCGTCCATGAGGGTGTGTTCGCTCTTGATGGTGTTGATAAAGCCCACCTGTGGGGTCCACAGCTGCTCCACCACGTCCGCCGGCAGCACATTGAGGGTGCTGTCCTTCTTGAGGTCCTGGTACAGCAGACGGCTGTCCATCCAGGTGAGCATCAGCTGGTACGACACCTCCATCACCATGTCGAGGGTCCTGACGGCCAGCGACTCCACGCTGACGGTCAGCACGATGGGCAGCGCCGCCTCCTTCGAGTCCCCGCGGCGGGGCGGCAGGTGCTTCTGGTAACCGCTCGGGAAGGACACCGACTCGCACTCCAGCTCGTCGCTGTTGTCGCCACAGTCATACTTGAGGTCGCAGCGCTGCAGCAGCGGGATGCAGGTGGCGTCGTCGCAAGTGAAGTGGCCGGGCGGGCAGGGAGACAGCAGAATCCTCCGCCGGCCGCCGGCCTTCTGGTCACACACTGGTTGCTCCAGCCGCCACCAGAGTCGACCCATTGGGAAATCTGACTCAGTCTCTTCCAGGTAAGCGATGGTCATGTTTTTGACTACGTTGATATATGTCCAGGTTTTGTTGAGCCGCTTGATGTGGTAGGCGCCGTAACCCATGAAAATCAACTCGTCGCTCTCCTGGAAGGCCGTGAAGTAAACATTTCGTACCTCCAACTCGCAGGTGCCCAGTAAAGAAAATCTTCCGGGTTCAGTGAAGGCACACGCGACGCAGTTTAGATTCGTTTGACAGTCAACATCAGCGACACCGTAGGGATAAAACACGGCACAGTTCTCGTACTTCAAACCATTGGGTTCCTTTGGCCCCCACTTAACCTCGTCATTGACCACCATATCGTCGATCATCCAAACTCCCTCCAGCTTCAGATCGTTGGGTTCTATCCAGATGTCATCACGACAGTCGTGGCCTTTAGGGAACTTTTCTTCCGCCTGTCCATATATGGTATTTATCTCCTCCTGGCTTTTGCCGAAAGGGAGCCTTGTGCCCAGCGCCCGGCACAAGTATGTCGCAACCTTGTAAGTAACTGAAGGGAACCAAAAGTAATATGTACCATTTTCACGTTTGCAGAGATCGGCGAGAGGCACCTCATGGCTGGTGACCTCCTGGAGCGTCCAGCCCACGTCCCAGGAGACATAGCTGCCTTGCATGTCTTCCTGACAACTGGCGATGCGGCGGATCTCGTCCTCGGCGAGAGCCCGATCCCACACGTTGACCTGAAGCAGAGGATGACACAAGGGGGTTAAGCTTTACATACAAAGTATGTTGTTCATCTAAATTCctacaaaaacatcaacaagacGGTTTGCCTtcatattccctttttcttcaaaAATAACAGAGCGTTCCTCGGTCAACCTGCGTCAGATCGCCGCTGAGGCTCCTCGTAGGCTCGACGCCTTGCCCGAGCCGAGCCCCGTTCCCGGACACAGGCTTGTCGATCTCATAGTTTTGGTGGTTGTTGAGGCGGCCGTCCACGTAGGTGCTTATTTGGTATTTTTGATGGTCGTAGGTGAAGCACAGGTGGTGCCACCTACGAACGATACAGGTAGGAAGTTTTCATGACGTAATTATGTTAATAGAAAGATGTTTTTATCTTGAAAATCGCTTAGACGAGATCCGTAAGAATCAGCTAATGAAACATAGGGGTGTGGTAACCCTTCCCATGACACTGACCCCactgtgaacacacacacacacacacacacacacacacacacacacagaggcactgTTACAACTCAATAAAAGTGAATGGCGCTCACCTGAACACCCAGAGGTTCTTCTTGAGGATCTGAAAGTTCCAATTCCTGGAGATGACGGGCCTCACGCGCTCCACCCACACGTCTGTCGGCGAGGCAGGGTTGGTTACTTAAGCGCACAACTTTACTGATTCCTCAATTTATCACCGCCCTTGCCGTTATTCCTGGCGGCATTCTgacatttctttgttttcttgtttacacTTGACTTCTTTAAACTTTTGTCTATCTCTGTGGATATTCCTGCCTGCCGCCTTACTTCCAGATTGATGCCTTACTGTTTATTATTCCCGCTCCTACTCAGATGTCAGACTCGCTGATCATTTTTCCTCATTGGTTTGCTATAACAGCAATATCACTCATATATCTTTGCTCCAACTTGTTGCGAGCCTCTGCGCCATAGTCAACTCCATTTTAGGTTTCCATTAATCAAGGTTGCACCACTCACCTGCCTCCAAAACGCCCTTAAGCTTTTGTTCGTTCAAGAGGGCGAAGAAGGTGGCCCAGCCGTGGAGGGTGAACAGGAAGAACCTGCCGCA containing:
- the LOC127001512 gene encoding uncharacterized protein LOC127001512, with the translated sequence MGSWTSLAVLALAVVSALSFPDPDSDYKIPTVGGGHRAQYYVLHSDGTYKYGYDTADGIFEQAMAKTPGRLSGEFGYKDPTGTDVKLEYTADERGFIATGAHLPVAPEVTLPEAVAPSVYKAADPAPLPAADPVPAFEDVIALRSGTGAPAAPSTYEVADVISSFGDDGSYSFSYGTSGSSRSESGDSDNAVSGKYSYVTDDGVDHKIEYVAGAATGYIARGDSLPVGPPVPGAESGIPTGHIVPVLSEEEANALAGARYTAADPDTPALTYSAASSPRDASYSFSYAADDSSRSESADANLNIKGSYSFLPPGEGQRLIVNYIAGSETGFVAEGDHLPKVSDDFGSKLTGVAEPVYPVLTKAAPPSHSASAALAAPVASSEPAGSPVISYSAPSDAAYSFSYDAGDSSRSESADSNLNIKGTYSFVPPGESHRYSVNYVAGSGTGFVAEGDHLPVAPEATFDSKLSGAYETAAPVHDTPSVYKAADPAPLPAADPVPAFEDVIALRSGTGAPAAPSTYEVADVISSFGDDGSYSFSYGTSGSSRSESGDSDNAVSGKYSYVTDDGVDHKIEYVAGAATGYIARGDSLPVGPPVPGAESGIPTGHIVPVLSEEEANALAGARYTAADPDTPALTYSAASSPRDASYSFSYAADDSSRSESADANLNIKGSYSFLPPGEGQRLIVNYIAGSETGFVAEGDHLPKVSDDFGSKLDVVPAPVSPVLTKAAPVAAPVPTLLDETQLRSGTGASEAAVVPAIIEAVEVRDSYQPIGHSTHVVGDVLLHQYGSASAGKYGYVFTALDH